The stretch of DNA CTAGCTCTCTGATATCTCTACTGAGAACAGTAATATGTAATTCCTGACGGCGCATAGAATGGATGAGAGGAATAGGAAGGCATATAATTATAAGGCCACGCTATGTATTTTACTTTCGgttcttctttcttctcatcTTTCTTGTCTTCCGCCACAGTAATTATTTCTGCAAATCCCACTTTCTTCCTGAGTAATTTTGTAAGTTTTACTGTATCAATCCTTTCTCCTTTTACTTCTATTTGGTTCTTTTCATCTCCTTTTAAAGATGCCGACACCACCCctgaatatatatgtacacCCATCAAAAAAAGatcgaaattgaaaaaaaatatatatatatattgtaattttcagtattaataaaattataatatcttatCGACCCAATTAAATGTTGTATTTCGTTACCTGAAATGCCGACTGCAATCTTCAAGGCTTTGGACCTGACTTTTTGTCCATCCAGCTCACCAAAAAAGGACTTGTGGCCATCCATCTCCACCTTGATCACCACCGTTTGCTGCAAAAAAAAAGCCAAGTCATTAACTTAATTTCAACCAGCAAAAAACTATACATGAGTACTGAATTTGTTTGCTATGAATGATGAATCGACTCCGATACCTTCATGATTGTGATGGTTTTTCAGCTAAGATTGATGATGAGTATTGAGTATAGGACTGGCCAGAAGACTGATCACGTTCTTTTAGGATCAGAGAAAGGTACTGATAAAGGTGAAGGTAGCTTGGAAGGGGAGAGATATAGTATTTCTTGTTGTTTTGAGGTACTCGGCTGTTTGAGATATGCTGCCATTTATAGGTCTCTTTCTCTTCGGAGACTTGACATGTCCAACAGTCTATACTTTGCCTGCATACTTTTTTGCGTTTTCTACGATGATTCCCTCGCGTCGCGTTCACTCGGAGCTGCTGATCTGGTCAACCATCAAATATCATCCCCGCGCCAACGCAGAAGACTACTTCAACATGACTTTAATACACAAGTGGCTTTATTTAGacgaataataaattaatgttaagtttaaattttattacttttagtcacttatacatcatatattattttacgaatcgatctttaaataaaaaattatttaaaataaagtacatCATCTAGTGATTTATAAacttgtgaatttattttatataatctctttatggaTGTGGAACTTTTCTTAGAGctcgtttggatattaaaaatatttcaaaatatttattattagtttgtttagagcactctcaatggcTTCTTTAtcctatcatttaaaatacatcatcaaaatctactttttctattttacatttttactttTACAATACGTcatacatcagcttatctatttttttatatcatttaattattatgctttttaatattttttatttatttcaaatattatattctctacacatcatatatttcaaatatttctctatacatcatatattttgatatttgaaatatttttttatgtataatgtaatattttaaattacttaaaaaaagagtaaaacgataaaaaaaatacctgcatttattattaataatatcaaaagtATTTCTGCATGCATAAAAGTCAAATGGAGTATAAACGAAGTGCTAGAGAGtagatgagagatgagagattAGAGTTGTGCAAAAGTGATAAAAgggttaaaatgaaaataagataaaaatgaaataatatgaaatgagagagaaacaataaaaaattgtttaaatgaATGAACAGTTACATCTAAATGTAGAGAATTTACTGTAactgaatgtaaaataaaaatagaatagatGATCCAATAGAAGAGACTTTTGGccatctttctttatattttaaagaaaattatattttacgagagccattgggagtgctcttagtgtatataattgtatataatatcTTAGAATATTTCTAGATTATTCTAAGATATCTTAGCATATTCCTAAAATATTCCTAGACCATATCCACTATATAGGCCtcatttgtataatttgtaaCACACACAAGAATATACACTCTTTTATGATTCTTCAAGTTTCTCTATGTTCTAACATGGTATCATAGCAACCATTTTGACTTTTTATGTCCATACAAGTCGTTCCTCTGGTGTTTCTCTCTTCAACATCAGCTTTGGCTTTCTTGTACTTGATAGCAgtattttaaatttcgtaccgtaccggccggtacggccaaaatttttcgtttcggccgtccggccgatACAGGTATGatatatgttccgtaccggttaaaataccggccggtaccggccatttcGGACTAAATTTCGACCTGTACCGACCGATATTTCcgcctgtatgttttttttttttcattttttcaaactataaatttattttttaatccctaatttagactagactatttataatttttatatatatgtatttatatataatttatttatatatagactattattttgaaatataatttttatatgtatttatatataatttatttatatatagactattattttgaaatataatttttatatatatttatatatataatttatttatatatcgactatcccgaaacgttatctcgaaacggtattgatatcgaaatatttcgttccaatgcTTTGActggtacgacgtccggtacggtattcaaaacattgcttgaTAGTAGGTTTGTCTCAAATTTTCATTCGGTTTTCACTCAAATTTTTGTCAAAACAAATCATAATAGAAGTAATCCTGAGATTTTATCGATGTTTCCGTGTCAAAATCATCTCGTTCCGCTGCCGCATGCACCCCCACGCGAAGCCCAAACGCACTGCACATTGCCCTCACTTGCCCCATGCGCCGCACGCACCATCCATCAATCCTACGCGTGACCCCCACGCACCCAAGCGCCTCACGCGCCACAGACCTCCTTTGCCCATTTCAACACAGCCCAGCCCATTTCAAGTAAgatccaatattttttattctcttttattctacttttaatTTTTGGCCCAAACCAATTTCGGTCTAGCCCATTCGGTACAGCCCAATTTCAGCCTAGCCCAAACACTGTCCCAGCCCACTTAGGCAAACATTGTTGACTGTTGACCATCAACCTTTGACCgttgacccaaaaaaaaaatgtgtcttACCTCTCGGCTCTCTCCCAACCTTGACACCATTGTTCATcctattgataatattttagatgactctaattataatatgtgagtctaaaatatagaaatttttcTTAGAGGATGAAAATTGTAATGCTATGATTCTGATGATATTCTTGCACCCAAGCAACAAGAGGGTGAGAGTCTTGATGTTTTTGCATGTCGGCTTGAAGATTGGCATAGTATTCATTATAAAATACTGTCTTGGTTTATCAATACTTATGTTCCATCCATCCTTAGCCTACTTCCCAAGGTTTGCAATGTTAAAGCTGCTTGAGATTTTCTTGCTAAAAGATACAACTGCACTCATAATGCTTCGTTGTAGTTTTAGCTTGAGACTAAACTTTATTAGATGCATCAGGAATCAagtcaattcattgttgatttATATTCTCAAGTTAATAATCTTTGGGAACAGTTGTCTGTTGTAAATCCTCAATATAAATGTTCTAAAGATATTGAGTTATTTGCAACTTACCGTCATCGTCGtaaatttatgcattttatGATGGCACTTTGTGAGAATTTTGAATCTACTCAGACATCTCTTTTGCATCGCACCTCTTTCCTCTCTTGAGGTTGCAGTTGCTGaacttaactaaaaaaaaaattgtcgttTCACCATGAAGATGCAAACTCCGAATTTAGTTGTTAATATCATCCCTAATACTACCTTTGGATCTTCTCCAGCCTTGGCCGTTTTCCTTCACAGTCATCAAAGGTTGTCTATTGTAAATACTGCAAACGTCCTGGTCACTCTATTACTGAATGTTATAAATTGCATCACAAAAATCAGTCTCGAGACCCCTTGTTGCAAGCTGCTGCAGTGGAGGAGGATACTGCCGGAATAGCTGATGGTGGGGACATCTTGGGGGGTGATCGTAGGAAACCGAACGTTGGGGAAGAAGAGGGAAAGGTGAAATTTCTAATACGCTTGGGAAAGAAACTGAAGTGGAGAGGGGAGAGGGGAGAGGTGGGTTCGGTTggatgaatatttatttaaaaaaaaaaaaaaaaagatgactGTATCAGACTTACTGTAGATGAAATCTTGGGTTAGCTAATCCAGTGCCAGCAAATTTAACCAGAATTCGCCATAGCCTTTGACTGAGCTCTCAGCAGTTTGAGATTCTAGTACTGCGACTGCCATTTATGgtcaggtctctctctctcttcgaaaGTTGACTTATCGAACAGTGTACAGCATGCACACTTTGTCCGCATGCTTTTGCGTTTTCTACGGGTATTCCGTATTCACCTCGTGTCCATTCGGAGCACTCGTACGTCATCATCAAATACCAAAGATATtacttcttcaattttctacACAATCTATGGCCGTGCGATTCGTCTTTCTAACCAGTCATCTGCTCTGCCCCTTCCTCTTCCTAATGGGACTTTTCCTGTTATATCCACTGATTTGAGAcaccttaattaattattaactattttaaataaaaagttgcTAATGAGCACTAGAATTAGATTAGCTATCTCAAAgtcaaaatttagctaatacGTGACTTTTTGACTTTTGattaattattcaaaacttgATCTCCATATTAGATTAGCCATCtcattctttataataataaaatattattattttttaaatatattttttaatacaattttttatttgtttaaatactttttttatttttattttcataatctccaaCACTTCCCAACAAGCTCcaacaattattttcatttttattttcacaactatCCCCAACAAGCATTTCTAGTTGAGCAACAAACCGTGCTATATACCACTACTACTATCATTTCAGCACAACCACTATCCCAAAATTTATACAACTTATCACAAAATGTTGTTGCCCACATGTAACAGCAGGTCATAGTTGCTGCCCAACCACATGTATTTCTAGCACATGTTGGATGCAAATAGGCTAATGTAACTAGTTGCTGCTGTAAATAGGTTAATGTAACTTGCTGCTGAAAACCAAAAACAGATTCACTCCCAAACGTTGGATGCAAACTCATGCACATCAGACTGTTAGATTAACCAAAATATAAAGGCCTTGCATGCTGTCAGATTCACTCCCAAACAGATTCAATTTAGTATGGACGTGTGATGGATGTAGCAGGAAGTGAAGATATTAGTGCAGAAAATTGAATGTGTGCACAGATTCTATCTAAATATATGCTCAGTAATGGAAACAAAGACAGTAATGAGATTTATACAATGTTATATGACACATAACATTGGATTAGCAAACATATTGTTTATTTCAGAGATTATCGgataaaactctaaaataacATGATATTGCTCCACAAACcagataacaaaataaataactactAGAAACATCAGGGTTCCATCGAATGGAGAGGAACGCccataaattgagatgattaaCATCACAATATGGATATAACCAACAATTGCTATACATACCAGAATTCACAAGAGGCaagatcaagaagaaattgAGAGAAAGACCCAGAAGAGCGTTTATTGTGTCTGAACTGATGGCCCACGCGGGATCTCCATGAGATAATACAAGCAAAActtgatttaaatttaaagtattGCCTATCAATCTTGGTATGGTAACATAGGAGTGAATGAAATGCTATGGTTGACACTATTTTCCTGTCAGATAAATCCCACGGATAATATCAACGAAAGCCACAAACTTTTCATTGAGCTTGAAACTCCAACAATTTCAAATTACATAAACCAATAGATAATGCTTGACAAGCAATTGGATAGAGAGAGTGGCTAGAAAGGGAAAGCGGCTCTGGGGCATAAGGAAGCAGGAAGAGCCAATAAATGTAAACTCCCTCGGCCACCCACAGAGTTATTTGCAGCAAACACCGTGTGTTATCATCGCCCTCATCTGCGGACGAAGATACTACAGTAGCAGGCTTGCATCGAGCAGCGCGGCACACTGGTTTCCTTATACGACTGGAGATGATGCGATGTGGTGTTGGTGGTAGAGGAGGCGGCGTTGTAGTTGCCCACGTACTAGCTTTCGAGGATCCTATTGAGGCTGTTGATTTGGGCAATTGCCATTGAGAAAGTGAAGGTTTTGAGGGGAAGAATGAGTAGCTGTAGCCTGTTGCAGAGCAAAGAATGGGACGTCGTTGCCATATTTCCGAGAGCGGGAGCCGGAGGGAGACAATGTGCGTGGTTCAGCTCCCTTCacccaaatataataataataaaaaaaagacatttgaaCTTGTTACAGTATTTGAAAAGAATTATtataattcatattttaaataatatcagtttggttgtcaaactcatctcaacttatttcaactcatcattacaatttttttaaattttaatataaaatataataaacaattcaattttttcaaatctcaaaataataataatattaaaaaataatattctaacaatattttatcatttcaactcaattcaactcaactcactctaacatccaaacacaagtGTAGGTCAAATgtagattaaatttaaaaataataaagatattttttgactAAGTCAACATCAATGCTCTAACATTTCTCATGAGTTAATAAAGAGAGTAACTCGTGACCAAatagcaaggaaaaaaaaataagtatggctgtatagaaaataaatggttGAAGTGcagtaatttatttttagccGTTAGGATTGATAATAAAATggttagataatgattagataaaaaattaaaaaattaaaaattaaaaatgtttagtttAAATTATCagttcttatttttattttttaataaaaataaaaaacaattgaataGAAAGAAGACAAGAAAGGTCATCttcttcccatttttttttttttctactgaCTTTTGCTAGCCTCTGTATTTCGAGCTGTACATATTCCATAGAACTACAACAAAGGTTTTTTATGGAGTTCCATTGACAGACTTTGTTTGCAAATTACTCGAGAAAGAAAATCCAAGCATACAATTAGAGAGACAAAAGGGAGGGggtatacttttttttgttttatgagtTTTACAGAAGTTGAATTGTTATAATGGATGAAATTTTCTCTCATAGTTTCTATGTAACAGATATTCGAACAGTCATTACCCCTACTGCTGGTCCTGTTATACGAATTTTGACTATCGGCTTCTCGATTGCCACAAGTTCAAGTGACCCACTAGCTGCTCCAAAATACGGTCTTATTTCTTGGAGTACCTTCTCAATATTTTCCTCATTCAACTCAAGGCCAGTTTATTCATCAGCTATGGATTTCACTATAATTATTTCGGAGATCTTTTCCATCAAACAGCCCTCAATACCCATTTTCATTCTTGCAATAGAGCTGTAAACCTTATTTTGGCACTTATggtcaatgtttttaatttcgtaccgtaccggccggtacggtcgaaatttttcgtttcggccgtccggccggtacaggtactacatgtgttccgtaccggccaaaataccggccataccggacagtaccggcctatatttcggccggtaccggccgatatttcggcctttttttttttttttttttcgttttttcaaactacaaatttattttttaacccctaattctgactagactatttataatttatatatatatgtatttatatataatttatttatatataaactattattttgaaatataatttttatatatatttttatatataatttatttatatatcgactatcccgaaacattatcccgaaacgctatcccgaaacggtaccggtatcgaaatatttcgttccagtgccttgaccggtacgtcatccagtacggtattcaaaacattgtttaTGGTACCAAAAAGgcttttaaaatgataataggaataataataaaaataatatttgatacaGTTATAGACAATTTTTTACactttatttacaaatatatgacttattattaaaatataaattattttttagatgagatttattttgtttgcttcgtaaactcatttcaatttataattataacttttttaaattttaatataaaatatgataaataatttaatttttttaaatcttaaaataataataatattttatatttcaactcaaaatttaAACGCTGTCTTATATttccttagatttttttttgtatttttaagtaagattacgtttggatgttgaagtgagttgagttgagttgagttgagataataaaatattgttagaatattatttattataattattattattttagaatttgaaaaaattgaattgtttattatattttgtattggaatttgaaaaaattgtaatgatgagttgagatgaattgagaggagttgtgattccaaacgaagccaaTGCGTGAGTCTTATGCTGTACGAGACCGTAGAAATCATTCCAAATAATTGACGTTTGAACCGTCAACGCAAAATAATCAGCATCTGTCTAAATTCTGTCCCTTTTCCCTCTATTGCCGGGTGATTCTGTTAGcgtactaaataaataataaaatttatttatttttaaaagtttaaaattttgagattaatagtgattttatatattattagagtaaggatttttcaaatcttaactttacattttattttatttaattaaatatattatatattagattatttattgaAAGAGAGTCTGATAcacatgtaaagaaaaatattaagatattcaataaataataaaatttatctttttttattaatttaaatttttgaaataaataataattttataatgctAATCCGGCCTGATTCGTTCGGATTCCATCCTAGAAAGTTGAATTTTCCGAGGAATTTTGCTGACTCTTTCGTGGGTGGTATTGGGGAAGTCATCCAGTTCCAATCATAAGGCTGATATTATAAACCATTTCAAACAAGCTTTTTGTCGAGTTGGATCGTGGGTTTTTTTCACagtttgctatttttttattaatgatcgTACGCCAGAGTACTTCAATTAATTCCTTTCTTCGAGCAGAGCATTAATTTGTTTGTGCTCTCGCAGTACATTGAAGTTAATCACCCACGAGCAGAATTATCAAACACAACCTATATATGTTGTTCTTCGATCAGTTTCATAATCTTCACATCATAAATCATCAAAATAAGGATTCAAAAAATGATATCTAAGAGGTCAGAAACTCAACAAACCAACAACTTTTATTGATAACAAGCGATGATTCAATTCCAAATCTGCATGCTCACCCTTGGAAAGcatttgaaaagagaaaaacaaaaactcatatgTTGAAATTACTCAACCGCTATCTAGATCTACTGATCATAAATGTATATGAGTTACATGATGGAGCAAGGGTTGGAGCTCTCATGGCAATCCCTGACCTCATAGATTGGATAGGAGCAGGGCTGtaaacgagccgagctcgagcgaGCCTGGGGTGTGCGAGCTCGGCTTGTTTACTACTCGagtcgagctcgagctcggctcgtttaTCAGTCGAGCACATTATAGCGTCCAAGCTCGGCTCGTGTAGAAGGGAAGTAAGTTCGAGCTCGGCTCGAGCTCGATTCTGTTAACGAGCAGAGCCCGAGCTCGGCTCGCTTatgacaaaaatttaaaaattaaaatgtttaatataaaattaaaataaatgctcataatttatatattttgtccaacattataatttattactcataatataatattatatttatattaattagtgtaaTATAGTAGTGCTATTATACTAATTccatataaaactaaattaatatgtaagttgtaacacatgttatatactaatactataacatattatatttatattaattagtataacacgtcatataagtatataacattatctaactttatcttttatcaaacattataatctattattcataatataatattatagatctattatatactaatactataatactattatactaatatgATAAGGAGatggtgtaatttgtaaatttataatgttatatattatgtaagacTATactactaataaattaataatagtatatatttattaatacacCACTAATACTGATACACTACCATATGTATATACTAATACACCACTAATATTGATACACCACCATatgtatatactaatactaatatgacATGTTAAGATTATACATCATCATACATagtaacatatactaatatcttaTAGACTTATACTAATACACCACCATCtttctttcatatattaatattagtatattagcaTATTAGTATATCATACACGTAACACTACCATACATTAGCAATAGTATATCAATGTATCATCTTTCTAACACcactaatatattaacatacatTTACTATTACTAATATCAATATACCATCTTTCTAACattcatatactaatatgaatatatatatatatatatataatatggaccatatggtgtaatttgtaaatttataatgttatatatttattggactCATGTATTCATCATATCTTCTAGTTCTATAAAACTAgaagttaatattataaatttatatattgtatatgtagtggactataaatctataaaactaagtctatatacatatttatgtatattataaattatatatatctaacttttg from Juglans regia cultivar Chandler chromosome 4, Walnut 2.0, whole genome shotgun sequence encodes:
- the LOC118348127 gene encoding heavy metal-associated isoprenylated plant protein 16-like, translated to MKQTVVIKVEMDGHKSFFGELDGQKVRSKALKIAVGISGVVSASLKGDEKNQIEVKGERIDTVKLTKLLRKKVGFAEIITVAEDKKDEKKEEPKVKYIAWPYNYMPSYSSHPFYAPSGITYYCSQ